Proteins encoded within one genomic window of Manis pentadactyla isolate mManPen7 chromosome 4, mManPen7.hap1, whole genome shotgun sequence:
- the TEX38 gene encoding testis-expressed protein 38 — translation MRATTFTYSPLLYWINKCRCCGMNAAINTGPTPALNKTEAQVQNSDPLLELDIPESRSYAAQDSSPKVETPVLLQPALQLVPQQPLPSPVPWSQTSSPLPIPIFQEVPFAISPCNVPPMLSHSVSYPLATCPERNIHFHSLPTLALGDHCCYAKPFAS, via the coding sequence ATGAGAGCCACCACATTCACCTACAGTCCACTGTTGTACTGGATTAACAAGTGCCGGTGCTGTGGCATGAACGCAGCCATCAACACAGGCCCTACCCCTGCTCTTAACAAGACTGAGGCTCAAGTCCAGAATTCAGATCCTCTGTTGGAGTTGGACATCCCGGAGAGCAGAAGCTATGCTGCCCAAGACAGCAGCCCCAAGGTGGAGACCCCTGTCCTTCTGCAACCTGCACTGCAGCTGGTCCCACAGCAGCCCTTACCTTCCCCTGTGCCATGGTCCCAGACCAGTTCCCCACTCCCAATTCCCATCTTTCAGGAGGTGCCCTTTGCCATCTCCCCATGCAATGTACCCCCAATGCTGAGCCACTCAGTCTCTTACCCTTTGGCCACATGTCCTGAAAGGAACATCCacttccattccctccccacaCTGGCCCTTGGGGACCACTGCTGCTATGCCAAGCCTTTTGCTTCATAA